From one Malus sylvestris chromosome 1, drMalSylv7.2, whole genome shotgun sequence genomic stretch:
- the LOC126628092 gene encoding 7-deoxyloganetin glucosyltransferase-like isoform X2 — MMSSVDQATKKGHAVFVPYPAQGHVNPMMQLAKLRHSRGFHITFVNTEFNHNRLIRSKGPDPVKGLPVFVFETKPNGLPPLDKDGTQDIPALYDSIKKTCFGPFKEQVAKINSSSQVPQVTCIVADGIITFGCKTATELGIPEVVLWTASACGFMGYLQHSELVKRGMIPFKGP, encoded by the exons ATGATGAGTTCAGTAGACCAAGCAACCAAAAAAGGGCATGCAGTTTTTGTCCCATACCCAGCACAAGGCCATGTTAACCCCATGATGCAGTTAGCCAAGCTTCGTCACTCAAGGGGCTTCCACATAACCTTTGTCAACACCGAGTTCAACCACAACCGTTTAATCCGGTCAAAAGGTCCCGACCCCGTTAAGGGTCTACCGGTCTTTGTGTTCGAGACCAAACCAAACGGGTTGCCTCCTTTGGATAAGGATGGAACCCAAGATATTCCAGCTTTATATGACTCCATTAAGAAAACATGTTTTGGTCCATTTAAAGAGCAGGTGGCTAAGATCAATTCCTCATCTCAAGTGCCACAAGTTACTTGCATAGTTGCAGATGGTATCATTACCTTTGGGTGCAAAACTGCTACAGAATTAGGCATTCCGGAGGTTGTGTTATGGACAGCCTCTGCTTGTGGCTTCATGGGGTACTTGCAACACAGCGAACTCGTCAAACGTGGCATGATTCCGTTCAAAG gtccgtag
- the LOC126628092 gene encoding linamarin synthase 2-like isoform X1 — MMSSVDQATKKGHAVFVPYPAQGHVNPMMQLAKLRHSRGFHITFVNTEFNHNRLIRSKGPDPVKGLPVFVFETKPNGLPPLDKDGTQDIPALYDSIKKTCFGPFKEQVAKINSSSQVPQVTCIVADGIITFGCKTATELGIPEVVLWTASACGFMGYLQHSELVKRGMIPFKDENFMHDGTLDTPRLDPRHEKCSTQGHPKFH; from the exons ATGATGAGTTCAGTAGACCAAGCAACCAAAAAAGGGCATGCAGTTTTTGTCCCATACCCAGCACAAGGCCATGTTAACCCCATGATGCAGTTAGCCAAGCTTCGTCACTCAAGGGGCTTCCACATAACCTTTGTCAACACCGAGTTCAACCACAACCGTTTAATCCGGTCAAAAGGTCCCGACCCCGTTAAGGGTCTACCGGTCTTTGTGTTCGAGACCAAACCAAACGGGTTGCCTCCTTTGGATAAGGATGGAACCCAAGATATTCCAGCTTTATATGACTCCATTAAGAAAACATGTTTTGGTCCATTTAAAGAGCAGGTGGCTAAGATCAATTCCTCATCTCAAGTGCCACAAGTTACTTGCATAGTTGCAGATGGTATCATTACCTTTGGGTGCAAAACTGCTACAGAATTAGGCATTCCGGAGGTTGTGTTATGGACAGCCTCTGCTTGTGGCTTCATGGGGTACTTGCAACACAGCGAACTCGTCAAACGTGGCATGATTCCGTTCAAAG ATGAGAATTTCATGCATGATGGCACACTCGATACACCAAGATTGGATCCCAGGCATGAAAAATGTTCGACTCAAGGACATCCCAAATTTCATTAG